Part of the Vigna unguiculata cultivar IT97K-499-35 chromosome 3, ASM411807v1, whole genome shotgun sequence genome, GAAGATGCAAGGCATATTGTATTTGGTTGCAGGTTTTTTTAAGGACAGTGAAGTTACGCGACAATGGTAACAATGGTTTTGTGTTTAGCATTGGGAGGGTTGAGTGTGATACTTTTAAGGAAAGTGAAGAGGGATGGATTATTCGGAGACGTCTTAATGGACATAGAGGTGATTTCGAATGGAGGCTTGAGGGTTGGAATGCTTGTGTAATGCACCATGGTTCAAATGGGGTTGGAAGGGGAATGGGATGATAGACTTAGAAAATTAGGTTAGGTTTACGCCGAGAGTAAAGTAAAAaggagaaattaaaaattttattttatttttattaaaatcattgtTTTGTGGTTAcgcttttaataattataataaaaaaatgttattgaaattaataattataataaaaaaatgttattgaaagtaaaaaatatatatataatgacatacggtaacatttttaaaaatgttacaatattactttaatattatttgcagtaacatttttaagaaaatgttacCATAGTATATATACAGTAACACTTTTAGTAAATGTAACAAGCCCATGTTACCATAGCTAGTAAATGCAGTAGTGATACTTcataattttcattcttttttatttaaatttgactttattactcattttttttagtatcaAACCGTGTTCCGTGGATGATATTGAGAACGTGGATACATTTTTTtcagttaaatttttaaagaaaataaatttattttattttgaatttctttttgatttcattttatttcttagTTGTGTTGAGAACTTTGATTCTTCTCAGTTAACCTTTAGAATATTTGCAATTTGTGTTTTGATTATTCTGGAGTTAATACGTTGAAAAACAACGTTGGTATAGTAAAATgcttttggttttaatttgttcCTAAAGTAGCATGTAGAGTTAGAAATATCATTTAAATGCTATGAGTTGAAAATATGTAAAGTAAGTCTTTAGGTTGTTATGCTTAATttgaacaataatatttatcGTGTTAATTGGGGTATGAAATCTATgtcaatattaataattaaattcattaagAAGTTAGTTTcattacaatttgaaaaaaagtatgaatttaatatttttaatatccacttCTACCAAATATTTACACACACTTTACCACCACTACTACCCttcaataattttgatttttttataaatacaaaaattaatcttttcaataacaaaagcactcctaaaagttgttaaaaattCGTTTTCCTTCTAAATACttgctcttttttttatttaaaaaaagtacttTATTACCtgagttaaaatatcaaaaaacaTTGTTTCGTTTGATCCATAAACACAGGAGGAAGATGTATATAGTTACAAATCTACTCCACAACTTATACATTCATTGAGATAATTAAGGCACAGCAGAGGGATACAAAAAGTGATGATTAAATAAACGAAATACATAAGGCATTATGCAGTGAAAAgtagagagagaaaatgaaattgGATGGATCCAAGTGTGTGGAGAGAGATGAAGAAGAGTGTGTTCTAGGGACACTTAGGTTTGTTTCCATGAGTGATCATGTCTGTGTAACACTTTCCACACACCTCTCTGTTCCCATAAGTGCCCGGAGGAACACAGTTGCACCTTGAACAGCATGTCCCGCAAGCTCTTGCACAGATCTTTGGCCTTGACTGCAAACTGCATCTCACTCTGCACCTCTCTCCACAATCTTCCAaacacacaacaacaacaacgacAAAATCTTCAATCTTTTTCGAGTTTTATCttctaaaaagataaaaagaagtgAGAAAAGTAATTATACATACCCACAAATGACAAAAACTTTCTGGTGGGTCGTTTCACCAGCTGCAGAAAAGAAGGCCAAGGCAGTGAAAACAGTGATAATTAAGAGGCAAAGAACAAAGTTCAAAAAGGTGGCTAAACGACATGCAACCTCAGAATGGGTGAGATGGCCTTCAAAGTTCACATCAGAAGCAGCATCAGTCACCTGCAAAGTTTTCTTTCTTGTGatggaaaaaaattgtgatgTAAGAGTAAGCATATATGTTTTAGGAGTGTATCTTGAATCTTACATTTGGCATGCAGAAGAATGATTCAGCCACGAGCAGCAGCAGCAACAGCAAAGTCTTCCTTTTGTTCTCCATTTTTGAAGCAGAATCTTGCATTTGAAGTGTTGTGAATTTGGTATGAGGAGGAGCTTCAAATGTTGAGTGAGATATATCTGAAGGCAGAGGCATGTTTTATAGTAGTGTTCATGATGATGCAATTACACTGACACCCtttcttttgttattaatgTCAATTACTTTTGGCAGTGTGCATATCGAAAATCAAAGTTGGTGGAATTTAATTCATCCACATATTCAACTCTCTCTAATATTTTAGAGTTgcttatatattaattatttaaaaaatgaaatgaaaaatatattcgggagaatgatattttgactattaaattttaattttttcttataattttatgtgtatattttgaatgattttctatttttttatttaatatttcaaaatcactaaaaaataccatattatattataaaaaaataattaaaatttagcagtaaaaaatatattataagaatatgATAAAGCAATGACAGATGGCCTTTAAAAAGGAAGGAGCATGCATGCATGAGAAGGAGAGAAAGACAAATGTAGAAAACTTGAAATGAATGCCTACCCTTGGCTGCATACATATCATACAAAATGTCCAAAAATCTATTTTAGTGTCAGCAACTGCCCCTTTTACTCATTCACTGTCCTTGCGGTCCATTTACAAATTGCTACCTGGCTAACTATGCCCTCAATTTGAGGACATTAAACCTTTTCAAACTTTAAGAAATGGGTCAGctcaatttattcttttaagagATAAAATTGCTATTTTCTAAGAACACCTTTACTACTTATTCAGGTAAATGTTTTATGAATTTATCAGGTTTGTTAATATAAGGAAACCAAGGGGAAAAATTCCTTTGAAAATCTTGTGCAAGCATTTCagtataaaaaagttatttttaaaacttttaagaGATGAAgtataaatggtaaaaaaagACCAGGTTGAACATCATTTTGGGATATCCAACCGATCTTAAGACCATATTTTAGCTGTAAACATATACATTAGTTTATTTATTAGGAGTAGTGACTGAAACTGAAAAAGCTTTTAAAAGGGCTCGGTTATTATGATGAAGTTCACTAGGTGCTACCTTCATTGCTATCAACATTCTACCTTTGAAGGGTAACTtgcatacaaaaataaaatattcaccATTTCGTAACAATTTCATGAAGGCCCTATTAAAACTATTACAAGCTTTGGCCATAATTGACTCAAGATGTTGTTCGAGCACACAATAAATGAAGACATAAAACAATTAACGATCTCCTTCAAAATGACCTCAAAGGGATAGGTTGTGACATCAAAGTAtccaaaaaatatatcaaa contains:
- the LOC114179735 gene encoding gibberellin-regulated protein 2-like; amino-acid sequence: MPLPSDISHSTFEAPPHTKFTTLQMQDSASKMENKRKTLLLLLLLVAESFFCMPNVTDAASDVNFEGHLTHSELVKRPTRKFLSFVDCGERCRVRCSLQSRPKICARACGTCCSRCNCVPPGTYGNREVCGKCYTDMITHGNKPKCP